A genomic region of Methylobacterium durans contains the following coding sequences:
- the fabB gene encoding beta-ketoacyl-ACP synthase I — MRRVVITGMGIVSSIGNNTQEVLASLREARSGIVRAEAYAEHGFRSQVEGAPSLDPEGVVDRRAMRFHGGGTAWNHVAMDQAIRDAGLDEGDISNDRTGIIMGSGGPSTRTIVESAAIARDKGPKRVGPFAVPKAMSSTASATLATWFKIKGVNYSISSACATSNHCIGNAAEIIQAGRQDIIFAGGCEELDWTLSVLFDAMGAMSSKYNDTPARASRAYDVNRDGFVIAGGAGVLVLEEYEHAKARGARIYGEVAGYGATSDGHDMVAPSGEGAVRCMRQAMSGLKGAQIDYINPHATSTPVGDEKEIEAIREVFGTGDACPPISATKSLTGHSLGATGVQEAIYSLLMMNNGFICESAHIDELDPAFADMPILRERRDDAKLGHVLSNSFGFGGTNATLVLKHVDA, encoded by the coding sequence ATGCGCCGTGTCGTGATCACCGGGATGGGCATCGTCTCGTCCATCGGCAACAACACCCAGGAAGTGCTCGCCTCGCTGCGCGAGGCGCGGTCGGGCATCGTCCGCGCCGAGGCTTACGCGGAGCACGGCTTCCGCAGCCAGGTGGAGGGCGCCCCCAGCCTCGATCCCGAGGGCGTGGTGGATCGGCGCGCGATGCGCTTCCACGGCGGCGGCACCGCCTGGAACCACGTCGCGATGGATCAGGCGATCCGCGACGCCGGGCTCGACGAGGGCGACATCTCGAACGACCGCACCGGCATCATCATGGGGTCGGGCGGCCCCTCGACCCGGACCATCGTGGAATCGGCCGCGATCGCCCGCGACAAGGGTCCGAAGCGGGTCGGCCCCTTCGCGGTGCCGAAGGCGATGTCCTCGACGGCCTCCGCGACGCTCGCGACCTGGTTCAAGATCAAGGGCGTGAACTACTCGATCTCGTCGGCCTGCGCGACGTCGAACCACTGCATCGGCAACGCCGCCGAGATCATCCAGGCCGGCCGGCAGGACATCATCTTCGCGGGCGGCTGCGAGGAACTCGACTGGACGCTCTCCGTCCTGTTCGACGCAATGGGCGCCATGTCCTCGAAGTACAACGACACGCCGGCCCGTGCCTCCCGCGCCTACGACGTGAACCGCGACGGCTTCGTGATCGCGGGCGGGGCGGGCGTGCTGGTGCTGGAGGAGTACGAGCACGCCAAAGCCCGCGGCGCCCGCATCTACGGCGAGGTGGCCGGCTACGGCGCGACCTCGGACGGGCACGACATGGTGGCTCCGTCCGGCGAGGGTGCGGTGCGCTGCATGCGGCAGGCGATGAGCGGCCTCAAGGGTGCGCAGATCGACTACATCAACCCGCACGCTACCTCGACGCCGGTCGGCGACGAGAAGGAGATCGAGGCGATTCGCGAGGTGTTCGGCACCGGCGATGCCTGCCCGCCGATCTCGGCGACGAAGTCGCTGACCGGCCACTCGCTCGGCGCCACCGGCGTGCAGGAGGCGATCTACTCGCTCCTGATGATGAACAACGGCTTCATCTGCGAGAGCGCCCATATCGACGAGCTCGACCCGGCCTTCGCCGACATGCCGATCCTGCGCGAGCGCCGGGACGACGCGAAGCTCGGCCACGTCCTGTCCAATTCCTTCGGCTTCGGCGGCACCAACGCCACCCTGGTGCTGAAGCACGTGGACGCCTGA
- a CDS encoding cupin domain-containing protein — translation MSTTAAGPASGKLSHAVFDVAAAASGLPETSATMVADHRFTEDPAASARVFRVYKPTPPHSHASCDEYLYVLTGRCRMKFGDEEPVEVGPGKLVVFKRGVVHSVPEILEEPMVFLSVDTPRREPRDIRFVTDGTGTPDTFMRQTD, via the coding sequence ATGAGCACGACGGCTGCCGGACCCGCTTCGGGCAAGCTCTCGCACGCGGTCTTCGACGTGGCGGCCGCGGCGTCGGGGCTGCCGGAGACCTCCGCGACCATGGTGGCCGACCACCGTTTCACGGAAGACCCGGCGGCGAGTGCCCGCGTCTTTCGCGTCTACAAGCCGACACCGCCCCATTCCCATGCGAGCTGCGACGAGTACCTCTACGTCCTGACCGGCCGCTGCCGGATGAAGTTCGGCGACGAGGAGCCCGTCGAGGTGGGGCCGGGCAAGCTCGTCGTCTTCAAGCGCGGCGTCGTGCACTCGGTGCCGGAGATCCTGGAGGAGCCGATGGTCTTCCTCTCGGTCGACACGCCCCGGCGCGAGCCCCGCGACATCCGATTCGTGACGGATGGGACGGGTACGCCCGACACCTTCATGCGCCAGACGGATTGA
- the fabA gene encoding 3-hydroxyacyl-[acyl-carrier-protein] dehydratase FabA, with product MSSDQTAPSAPARASSYSYEDLLACGRGELFGAGNAQLPLPPMLMFDRITSIGTEGGAYGKGHVRAEFDIRPDLWFFGCHFQGDPVMPGCLGLDALWQLVGFHLGWLGAAGRGRALGVGEVKFTDQVLPSVRQVVYNVDLKRVRQGKLVLGIADGTVEADGKRIYEAQDLRVALFQS from the coding sequence ATGTCTTCCGACCAGACCGCCCCGTCGGCCCCTGCACGGGCGTCGAGCTACAGCTACGAGGATCTGCTTGCCTGCGGCCGCGGCGAGCTGTTCGGCGCCGGCAACGCGCAGCTGCCGCTGCCGCCGATGCTGATGTTCGACCGCATCACCTCGATCGGCACCGAGGGCGGCGCCTACGGCAAGGGCCATGTCCGGGCCGAGTTCGACATCCGGCCCGATCTCTGGTTCTTCGGCTGCCATTTCCAGGGCGATCCCGTGATGCCGGGCTGCCTCGGCCTCGACGCCCTCTGGCAGCTGGTCGGCTTCCATCTCGGCTGGCTCGGCGCGGCCGGGCGCGGCCGGGCTCTCGGCGTCGGCGAGGTGAAGTTCACCGACCAAGTGCTGCCCAGCGTCCGCCAGGTGGTCTATAATGTCGACCTGAAGCGCGTCCGCCAGGGCAAGCTGGTCCTCGGCATCGCCGACGGGACCGTCGAGGCCGACGGCAAGCGCATCTACGAGGCCCAGGACCTGCGCGTGGCGCTGTTCCAGTCCTGA
- a CDS encoding sulfate transporter family protein, with amino-acid sequence MLIQAAYGALRQVFSAPLRAILWKSLALTVGLLLLIWFGLTRLIQWFQASHHISADYPVLDTLAYFLAGAGLFVALAYIMPAVSILVAGFFLDDAAEIVERTDFPGEPPGRALPTGTALLYALRFAGLALLVNLAALILFFVPVVGLVAFFAANAYLLSREYFETAAARFRSLDEAAAMRRHFGGTTLAAGCLLAGMMVVPVVNLLTPLFGIALMVHVHKALSRRGPALATPVAPERIR; translated from the coding sequence ATGCTCATCCAAGCCGCCTACGGCGCCTTGCGTCAGGTCTTCTCAGCCCCGCTCCGCGCGATCCTGTGGAAATCCCTCGCGCTCACGGTGGGGCTCCTCCTGCTGATCTGGTTCGGGCTGACGCGGCTGATCCAGTGGTTCCAGGCGAGCCACCACATCTCCGCCGACTACCCCGTCCTCGATACGCTGGCCTATTTCCTGGCGGGCGCGGGCCTGTTCGTGGCGCTCGCCTACATCATGCCGGCGGTCTCGATCCTGGTGGCGGGGTTCTTCCTCGACGACGCGGCCGAGATCGTCGAGCGGACGGACTTTCCCGGCGAGCCGCCCGGCCGGGCGCTGCCGACCGGCACCGCGCTCCTCTACGCTCTGCGCTTCGCGGGCCTCGCGCTCCTCGTGAACCTCGCGGCGCTGATCCTGTTCTTCGTGCCCGTCGTCGGGCTCGTGGCCTTCTTCGCGGCGAACGCCTACCTCCTCAGCCGCGAGTATTTCGAGACCGCCGCGGCGCGCTTCCGATCCCTCGACGAGGCCGCCGCCATGCGCCGGCACTTCGGCGGCACCACTCTGGCGGCGGGCTGCCTTCTGGCCGGGATGATGGTGGTGCCGGTGGTGAACCTGCTGACGCCTCTCTTCGGCATCGCCCTCATGGTCCATGTCCACAAGGCGCTGAGCCGGCGTGGACCGGCCCTCGCGACACCCGTCGCGCCCGAGCGGATCCGCTGA
- the irr gene encoding Fur family transcriptional regulator Irr: MSDLVPLQAVLNARTSSFPGEAAGAGRRGCPLSDLRDRLRRAGLRPTRQRLSLGWLLFGRGDRHLTAEMLYDEAMRAKVPVSLATVYNTLHQFTEAGLLRQLALDGSKAYFDTNPSEHHHFYLEDEGQVLDMPDCGITVDSLPDAPEGMEIAGVEVIVRLRRRPGSRQS, encoded by the coding sequence ATGTCCGATCTGGTGCCCCTTCAGGCCGTGCTCAACGCCCGGACCTCCTCCTTCCCGGGCGAGGCCGCCGGTGCGGGCCGTCGTGGCTGCCCCCTATCGGACCTGCGCGACCGGCTGCGCCGTGCGGGCCTGCGCCCGACCCGGCAGCGCCTCTCCCTCGGCTGGCTGCTCTTCGGCCGCGGCGACCGCCATCTGACCGCGGAAATGCTCTACGACGAGGCCATGCGCGCCAAGGTGCCGGTCTCGCTTGCCACCGTCTACAACACTCTGCACCAGTTCACGGAGGCGGGCCTTCTGCGTCAGCTCGCCCTGGACGGGTCGAAAGCCTATTTCGACACTAACCCGAGCGAGCATCATCACTTCTACCTCGAGGACGAGGGGCAGGTGCTGGACATGCCCGATTGCGGCATCACGGTCGATTCGCTTCCCGACGCTCCGGAGGGCATGGAGATCGCCGGGGTCGAGGTGATCGTGCGTCTCCGACGCCGCCCGGGCAGCCGCCAGAGCTGA
- a CDS encoding 2-hydroxyacid dehydrogenase, with the protein MSSLKRKPLVVVTRRLPDVVETRMRELFDTRLNHEDKPLSQEAMAAAMREADVLVPTVTDEIDSGLLAQAGPNLRLIANFGNGVDHIDVSGALERGITVTNTPGVLTEDTADMTMALILAVARRVTEGARIIPDDAWDAGWSPTWMLGRRITGKRLGIVGMGRIGQALARRARAFGLQIHYHNRRRVPSPIETSLDATYWESLDQMLARVDIVSINCPHTPATYHLLSARRLKLLKPEAIVVNTARGEVIDENALARLIEAGEISAAGLDVFEQEPAVSPRLVKLARGGKVVLLPHMGSATFESRVDMGEKVIINIKTFMDGHRPPDRILPSML; encoded by the coding sequence ATGTCGTCGTTGAAGCGCAAGCCGCTCGTCGTGGTGACGCGGCGCCTGCCTGACGTGGTCGAGACGCGCATGCGCGAATTGTTCGACACACGCCTCAACCACGAGGACAAGCCGCTCTCGCAGGAGGCGATGGCGGCGGCGATGCGCGAGGCTGATGTGCTCGTGCCCACCGTCACGGACGAGATCGATTCCGGTCTCCTCGCGCAGGCCGGTCCGAACCTGCGGCTCATCGCGAATTTCGGCAACGGCGTCGATCACATCGACGTCAGCGGGGCGCTGGAGCGCGGCATCACGGTCACCAACACGCCGGGCGTGCTGACCGAGGACACCGCCGACATGACGATGGCGCTGATCCTCGCCGTAGCGCGCCGCGTCACCGAGGGCGCACGCATCATCCCGGACGATGCCTGGGACGCGGGCTGGTCGCCGACCTGGATGCTCGGGCGCCGCATCACCGGCAAGCGCCTCGGCATCGTCGGGATGGGGCGGATCGGCCAGGCCCTCGCCCGCCGCGCCCGCGCCTTCGGCCTTCAGATCCACTATCACAACCGCCGCCGGGTTCCGTCGCCGATCGAGACGAGCCTCGACGCGACCTACTGGGAATCCCTCGACCAGATGCTGGCGCGGGTCGACATCGTGTCGATCAACTGCCCGCACACGCCCGCGACCTACCACCTGCTCTCGGCCCGCCGCCTCAAGCTCCTGAAGCCCGAGGCGATCGTCGTGAACACGGCGCGCGGCGAGGTGATCGACGAGAATGCGCTCGCTCGCCTGATCGAGGCCGGTGAGATCTCGGCGGCCGGCCTCGACGTGTTCGAGCAGGAGCCCGCGGTCAGCCCGCGCCTCGTCAAGCTCGCCCGCGGCGGCAAGGTCGTGCTCCTGCCGCACATGGGCTCGGCCACCTTCGAGAGCCGCGTCGACATGGGCGAGAAGGTCATCATCAACATCAAGACCTTCATGGACGGCCACCGGCCGCCGGATCGCATCCTGCCGAGCATGCTCTGA
- a CDS encoding YoaK family protein, with amino-acid sequence MGTGLGFVAGFVDAAGFVALFGLFTSHVTGNFVLIGAELVASSSGVIAKLLALPAFIFAVAATRLLTLALDRRGAATLRWLLLLEAVMLALFGAIGLALSPLHAADGPDAILVGMLGVAAMGVQNAIARLALAHLAATTVMTVNVTQAVIDAVDLLRLGTGGAGAARGRIGRMLPAILAFAIGAIAGAFGVAHLSFACLALPILVLAILIPVVGRE; translated from the coding sequence ATCGGCACCGGCCTCGGTTTCGTCGCGGGCTTCGTCGACGCGGCGGGCTTCGTTGCCCTGTTCGGCCTGTTCACGTCGCACGTCACCGGGAATTTCGTGCTGATCGGAGCCGAGCTCGTCGCCAGCTCGAGCGGCGTCATCGCCAAGCTTCTCGCATTGCCGGCCTTCATCTTCGCGGTCGCGGCCACCCGGCTCCTGACCCTGGCACTGGATCGGCGCGGCGCAGCAACCCTGCGCTGGCTCCTCCTGCTGGAGGCCGTGATGCTCGCCCTGTTCGGCGCGATCGGCCTCGCCCTCTCGCCGCTGCACGCGGCCGACGGGCCGGACGCCATCCTCGTGGGCATGCTCGGCGTCGCCGCGATGGGCGTCCAGAACGCGATCGCGCGCTTGGCGCTGGCACATCTCGCCGCCACCACGGTGATGACGGTGAACGTGACGCAAGCCGTGATCGATGCCGTCGACCTTCTGCGGCTCGGCACAGGAGGCGCCGGCGCGGCGCGCGGGCGGATCGGCCGGATGCTGCCCGCGATCCTCGCCTTCGCGATCGGAGCGATCGCGGGGGCCTTCGGTGTGGCCCATCTGTCCTTCGCCTGCCTCGCCCTGCCGATTCTGGTGCTCGCAATCCTCATCCCGGTGGTCGGCCGCGAGTGA
- a CDS encoding flavin monoamine oxidase family protein, with amino-acid sequence MLGREIGHAHFRSSVTPRHATLPAAPDVVVIGAGAAGIASARRLLERNVSVAVLEARDRVGGRALTTMLRGHAVDLGAHWLHAGPINPLVRLGHARGEPLRRAPQDSHVWVGRRPGRPEEAAASGRAFAVADRAMTAGASEGGPDRPAATALPPGLGPWAERVARVHGLVSGRPLAEVSLHDFPSMEYGDNFFLAGGYGAYLARLAQGLPIALGSAVTRIDWGGPGVRVETADGRNLSARAVIITVPVMVLRESITFAPALPASVRGLIDGFVSGIYEHAVLHWPSSPFRGADRLASIVGGRHKPPGLLARIDGTPFHYFELDAPSAEALDARGAGADGVRHFVRAVLAEHFGPARLRDLAIPAISAWRHDPWSRGSWAVVPPGHAPARAMLRGPVGGRLWFAGEALSRLQWGTVGGAYEEGTRAADAIAGGIRAEAA; translated from the coding sequence ATGCTAGGACGAGAGATCGGGCACGCGCATTTCCGGTCGAGCGTCACTCCCCGGCACGCGACGCTCCCGGCCGCTCCCGATGTGGTCGTGATCGGCGCGGGCGCGGCGGGGATCGCATCGGCGCGGCGGCTCCTCGAGCGAAACGTCTCCGTGGCCGTGCTCGAGGCCCGCGACAGGGTCGGTGGCAGGGCGCTCACCACGATGCTGCGCGGGCACGCGGTCGATCTCGGCGCGCATTGGCTGCATGCGGGACCGATCAACCCGCTCGTCAGGCTGGGCCACGCGCGGGGCGAGCCGCTGCGGCGGGCGCCGCAGGACAGCCACGTCTGGGTCGGGCGCCGGCCCGGGCGCCCCGAGGAGGCGGCGGCCTCCGGACGGGCCTTCGCCGTCGCCGACCGCGCGATGACGGCCGGCGCCTCCGAGGGCGGCCCTGACCGACCGGCAGCCACCGCCCTGCCGCCGGGCCTCGGCCCCTGGGCCGAGCGAGTGGCACGGGTGCACGGGCTCGTCTCGGGTCGGCCCCTCGCCGAGGTTTCGCTGCACGATTTCCCGAGCATGGAGTACGGCGACAATTTCTTCCTGGCCGGCGGGTACGGTGCCTATCTGGCGCGGCTGGCTCAAGGGCTGCCGATCGCGCTCGGCAGCGCCGTCACCCGCATCGACTGGGGTGGTCCCGGCGTGCGCGTCGAGACGGCGGACGGGCGCAACCTCTCGGCGCGGGCCGTCATCATCACGGTGCCCGTGATGGTGCTGCGGGAGAGCATCACCTTCGCACCCGCGCTGCCGGCATCGGTTCGGGGCTTGATCGACGGATTCGTCTCCGGAATCTACGAGCACGCCGTGCTGCACTGGCCATCGAGCCCGTTCCGCGGTGCTGACCGGCTCGCCAGCATCGTGGGCGGCCGCCACAAACCGCCGGGATTGCTCGCGCGCATCGACGGCACGCCGTTTCACTATTTCGAGCTCGATGCCCCGTCAGCCGAGGCACTCGACGCGCGCGGCGCCGGTGCGGACGGCGTCCGGCATTTCGTGCGCGCGGTGCTCGCCGAACATTTCGGACCCGCGCGTCTGCGCGACCTTGCGATCCCAGCCATCAGCGCGTGGCGGCACGATCCGTGGTCGCGCGGCTCCTGGGCCGTGGTGCCACCGGGTCACGCCCCCGCACGAGCCATGCTGCGTGGGCCGGTGGGCGGAAGGCTGTGGTTCGCGGGGGAGGCCCTGTCCCGCCTGCAATGGGGAACGGTGGGTGGCGCCTACGAGGAGGGGACGCGCGCCGCCGACGCCATCGCGGGCGGAATCCGGGCCGAAGCAGCCTGA
- a CDS encoding complex I NDUFA9 subunit family protein, giving the protein MTGFDTLPLTRPTSQLVTIFGGSGFLGRHVVRALAKRGYRIRVAVRRPDLALFLQPLGKVGQIVAVQANLRYPDSIARAVEGSNVVINLVGILQEAGAQSFSRLQADGAGEIARQAARVGAAMIQVSAIGADPASPSAYARTKAEGEAQVVAACPDAIVFRPSLIFGTGDSFFNRFASLARALPVLPLTGADTRFQPVFVGDVAEAIARAVEGHVPAGKVYELGGPEVATLEHLVRYMLETTQRRRPVVALPLPVAKIQARVMEIANTLTLGLLPDELKLTRDQVILLQTDNVVSDGAKAEGRTLEALGITPTAAEAVVPGYLWRFRKAGQFATGRGSESEAEVPDTLSPEPMGEGSQHRPNRASGPSVGPNAANPSRMGTRWGSRR; this is encoded by the coding sequence ATGACCGGCTTCGACACCCTGCCCCTCACACGGCCCACCTCGCAGCTCGTCACGATCTTCGGCGGGTCCGGTTTCCTCGGGCGTCATGTGGTGCGGGCGCTCGCCAAGCGCGGGTACCGGATCCGCGTCGCGGTTCGCCGGCCCGATCTCGCCCTGTTCCTGCAGCCCCTCGGCAAGGTCGGGCAGATCGTGGCCGTGCAGGCGAACCTGCGCTACCCGGACTCGATCGCCCGCGCCGTCGAGGGCTCCAACGTCGTGATCAACCTCGTCGGCATCCTGCAGGAGGCCGGCGCCCAGAGTTTCTCCCGCCTCCAGGCGGACGGCGCGGGCGAGATCGCGCGGCAGGCCGCCCGGGTCGGCGCCGCGATGATCCAGGTCTCCGCGATCGGCGCCGACCCGGCCTCGCCGTCGGCCTACGCCCGCACCAAGGCGGAGGGCGAGGCCCAGGTCGTCGCCGCCTGCCCGGACGCGATCGTGTTCCGTCCTTCCCTCATCTTCGGGACCGGCGACAGCTTCTTCAACCGGTTCGCGAGCCTCGCCCGCGCGCTTCCCGTGCTGCCGCTCACGGGCGCCGACACCCGCTTCCAGCCCGTCTTCGTCGGCGACGTCGCCGAAGCGATCGCCCGGGCCGTGGAGGGTCACGTGCCGGCGGGGAAGGTCTACGAGCTCGGCGGCCCCGAGGTCGCGACGCTCGAGCACCTCGTCCGCTACATGCTGGAGACGACGCAGCGCCGTCGTCCGGTCGTCGCCCTGCCGCTGCCGGTCGCCAAGATCCAGGCGCGGGTCATGGAGATCGCCAACACGCTGACCCTCGGCCTACTGCCGGACGAGCTGAAGCTGACCCGCGATCAGGTGATCCTGCTGCAGACCGACAACGTGGTCTCGGACGGTGCGAAGGCTGAAGGGCGGACGCTCGAAGCGCTCGGCATCACGCCGACCGCCGCCGAGGCCGTGGTGCCGGGCTACCTCTGGCGCTTCCGCAAGGCCGGCCAGTTCGCCACAGGACGCGGCTCGGAATCCGAGGCCGAAGTACCGGACACCCTGAGCCCGGAGCCGATGGGAGAGGGCTCGCAGCACCGCCCGAACCGCGCGAGCGGCCCCTCTGTCGGCCCGAATGCTGCCAATCCCAGCCGCATGGGCACGCGCTGGGGCTCGCGGCGCTAA
- a CDS encoding cyclic nucleotide-binding domain-containing protein: MNWVEAIGYLGTALTIAASAMSTMIPLRIVALLASCAVITYGFLIGSMPVVLTELIQIPFNAIRLYQMIRLIRDAERAATGDLSFDWLKPFGEARRFTAGAVVFRQGEPAAEMLYVESGLFRIPEQDITVRPGAIVGELGMLSPGNLRTGSLVCVEAGQARCISYLEVKQLYYQNPEFGFYLLKLTSERLFQATQHTGRRASSVPAGSEVM; the protein is encoded by the coding sequence ATGAACTGGGTCGAAGCGATCGGCTATCTCGGCACGGCGTTGACGATCGCGGCCTCGGCGATGAGCACGATGATCCCGCTGCGGATCGTGGCGCTGCTGGCGAGCTGCGCCGTCATCACCTACGGCTTCCTGATCGGCAGCATGCCGGTGGTGCTGACGGAGCTGATCCAGATCCCGTTCAACGCCATCCGGCTCTACCAGATGATTCGCCTCATTCGTGACGCGGAGCGGGCGGCGACCGGCGACCTCTCCTTTGACTGGCTGAAGCCCTTCGGCGAGGCGCGGCGCTTCACTGCCGGCGCCGTCGTGTTCCGCCAGGGCGAGCCGGCGGCCGAGATGCTCTATGTCGAGAGCGGCCTCTTCCGAATCCCGGAGCAGGACATCACGGTGCGCCCCGGCGCCATCGTCGGCGAGCTCGGCATGCTCTCGCCCGGCAATCTGCGCACCGGTTCCCTCGTCTGCGTGGAGGCGGGTCAGGCCCGCTGCATCTCCTATTTGGAGGTGAAGCAGCTCTACTACCAGAACCCGGAATTCGGCTTCTATCTGCTGAAGCTCACGAGCGAGCGGCTGTTCCAGGCGACGCAGCATACGGGCCGGCGCGCATCATCGGTGCCGGCCGGCTCGGAGGTGATGTGA
- a CDS encoding SH3 domain-containing protein: MRSHALLAAGLTLLAGSALAAPAGGAPEPGVGPVTKLPLPRYASLKTDRVNLREGPSKDHRTLWVFQRAGLPVEIVAEFETWRRIRDSEGTEGWVLHSLLSGRRTAIVTAPKGGDRSAPVPLRSRADEGASDEARLQAGVIGSVKTCTGTWCRLIVALPEKRGDVDGYIRQDRLWGVYPNEKVE, from the coding sequence ATGCGCTCCCATGCCCTTCTGGCCGCAGGCCTGACGCTCCTTGCCGGCTCGGCCCTGGCAGCGCCTGCCGGAGGCGCCCCGGAGCCCGGCGTCGGCCCGGTCACGAAGCTGCCGCTGCCGCGCTACGCCAGCCTGAAGACAGACCGGGTGAACCTGCGCGAAGGTCCCTCCAAGGACCACCGCACGCTCTGGGTCTTCCAGCGCGCGGGCCTGCCCGTCGAGATCGTGGCCGAATTCGAGACGTGGCGCCGCATCCGCGACTCGGAGGGAACCGAGGGCTGGGTTCTGCACTCGCTCCTGTCGGGCCGGCGCACCGCGATCGTGACGGCGCCGAAGGGCGGTGACCGTAGCGCGCCGGTGCCGCTGCGCTCGCGCGCGGACGAGGGCGCCTCCGACGAGGCGCGGCTGCAGGCCGGCGTGATCGGGAGCGTGAAGACCTGCACGGGCACGTGGTGCCGCCTGATCGTGGCGCTGCCCGAGAAGCGCGGCGACGTCGACGGCTACATCCGGCAGGATCGACTCTGGGGCGTCTACCCGAACGAGAAGGTGGAATGA
- a CDS encoding Kelch repeat-containing protein: protein MRLSAPLALLLTLAAPANAHEIGAWAGGSAAPAERSEVAVAAIDDKAYVIGDYNGATELLIFDLAAETWSKGASFPYPVHHAMAAGFEGRIYVFGGYTNGWNAVGNSFAYDPKTDAWSPRASLPTARAAGGAALVGDRIHVVGGSVTGRGNTPAHEIYDPATDSWTKAAPLPTPRDHLAVQAVDGRIVAAGGRVDGDPGRNLDATQIYDPKTGAWTEAAPLPTARSGSASAVLDREVYVIGGESREKAFGTVEAFDLPRNLWRALASLPTPRHGFGAVSYNGRIYTLVGSPQPGGDKSGTVEVFKP from the coding sequence ATGCGCCTGTCGGCTCCGCTCGCCCTTCTCCTCACCCTCGCCGCACCGGCCAACGCCCACGAGATCGGCGCCTGGGCCGGCGGCAGCGCCGCACCGGCGGAGCGCTCGGAGGTCGCCGTCGCGGCGATCGACGACAAGGCCTACGTCATCGGCGACTACAACGGCGCCACGGAGCTCCTGATCTTCGATCTCGCCGCCGAAACCTGGAGCAAGGGCGCGTCCTTCCCGTACCCTGTCCACCACGCGATGGCGGCCGGATTCGAGGGCAGGATCTACGTCTTCGGCGGCTACACGAACGGCTGGAACGCGGTCGGCAACAGCTTCGCCTACGATCCGAAGACCGATGCGTGGTCGCCGCGGGCAAGCCTGCCGACCGCGAGGGCGGCGGGCGGCGCGGCTCTCGTCGGCGATCGCATCCACGTCGTCGGCGGCAGCGTGACGGGACGGGGCAACACGCCCGCCCACGAGATCTATGATCCGGCGACCGACAGCTGGACCAAGGCCGCACCGCTGCCGACGCCTCGCGACCACCTCGCGGTGCAGGCGGTTGACGGCAGGATCGTCGCCGCCGGCGGGCGCGTCGACGGCGATCCGGGCCGGAACCTCGACGCCACGCAGATCTACGATCCGAAGACCGGGGCCTGGACGGAGGCGGCGCCCCTTCCCACGGCCCGCAGCGGGTCGGCCTCCGCGGTCCTCGATCGAGAGGTCTACGTGATCGGCGGCGAATCCCGGGAGAAGGCCTTCGGCACGGTCGAGGCCTTCGACCTGCCACGGAACCTCTGGCGCGCTCTCGCCTCTCTGCCGACGCCCCGCCACGGGTTTGGTGCGGTGAGCTACAACGGCCGGATATACACGCTCGTCGGCAGCCCGCAGCCGGGCGGCGACAAGTCGGGCACGGTCGAGGTGTTCAAGCCGTGA